The DNA region GGGATGAGTTGATAGACGAATGAGAGGACAAAAAGGAATTGGTTAAAAGAACCGACAACTACGAACTTGTTGGTACTTGTGtgagtttaaaataataataataataataagaaaagttaaaaaaataaaaaagaaaaatagtcgCGAGTCAACCTGGCACCGTCGAAATGTCTTTCTTCAGTTGGGGTAAAGGAGACAGAGATAACACTGAACAACCAGGACGTAATTTGCAGGATGGCCTCTTTCAAATAGCATCCCAAGCTTGTCACATACTCGTGCAGGTAAAAATGGCCTTTTTagctttaattaaaataagagCTTCGTATCATTATGCCTTTTTTtcgctttttcttttttctttactcTTTTATACCATCGCACCTTTCCAACAAGCCAAGTTACCAGCTAAAAGTTACAAAAAATAGTcggtttattataaaaaaaaaggaaggaaaaaaaaaactgtctgTGATTGGCCtctatgagaaaaaaaatagcaaaaaagtCACTTGCTTTTTAAATTCACTGAGGCTTATTGCCAACCACTTTTCATTATTACAcaacttttatcaaaaaataaaatattaaaaatattaatttttatatttaaatattgattattatcattattattttaagcagtaatttttaataaatgaattattttttttctcttgaaatttaatttgtaattagtatttaaataatttactattgttgttgttgttgttgttgttacagGTTAATAATACACATAATATATCATACGGTGGAAATAACACCGTAACAAATGTTgcatattcaaaatattcacAAGAACAACCTGGTCCAAGTACATCAACTCAAAGTGAAACCAAAATATCATCATCTCCGAAATCATATGAAAATCGTTCAAGGATCAAGGATCAAGacgttgttgtattattaccACAACGAAAAACCAGAACACCacgtattaaaaataaactctcGGTAAGTTATCATGTAAAAAGtatttcaacaaattataaaaaaattcaaaatcaattataaaaaagccaaaaaaaaacagcattaaaagctcaataaaaaaaccaacaaattttaattaaaattttataaatttctacaATAAATAACACTTGatgtttgatgaaaaaaaaataattttcaaaacaaaCAAAGCAGATAAACAtttaacatgataaataatttttttattaccttttttttgttaatttttcttttgaaaaaaaaaaaggatataatATGCAATGCATGCAAGAATAATTTGGGTCATAATTTGAATAGTCTGTATATTACaagaatatgtatatatattaaacacGAGTATCAAATTTGAATGTCGAGTAAGGTCAGGGTTAAAAGGTGCTCATTAAATCACTAGCTAAACTctcaaaatttattctataaattttataatatgcaCATTAAATTGgtttgtataatatattattatgatatatattttaatcgaCGTATATAGTCCTCTATCTtgtctgttaatttttttttttttgttgataaattttatcgtGTCGGGACACGAGAATAGTAAGACCTAAGAcgccaataaaataaaaaaaagcaataaaaataataacgacTATACCCCCATGACAACCAAGATtccagtgtttttttttttttttttttttctttcattttcttaATCCTCTGCATCTTTTTCTCGTCTccctagaatttttttttttttttacctctttatatttatatacatagatgtatttttattatattttatttcgacTTTTTATCGTCAGTGTATTTTTGTACATCGTAAGAAACTCGACGCCGTCTTACTCGTAAGTGTTCTCATATTCAATTGGtctttatttcatttcacAGACTATACTGAACGACAAGTACTTAGTGTTGTTTTCCATCCATCCAAACTTTACTCGGCTCATCACAATATACTCTATCTATTTCTTTCATACAtgcactttttttattttaaattatagatACTAAATTAGATCGCGGGCAAGGTACATTACCAAATTTACGAAAAATTTCACGAATAATTTACATAGATGTACAATACCattgtgaaaatttaaaaaatttattttcgtaTCATTTAACAAACCATATACTTtccatttgaaatatttaaacttttttttttcctacaaaAATTGTCAActcttttatctatttttactGTCCTGAGCTTTTTTTGAGCttgcaattattaaaaattgaaacgttaatatttttatcaaaactttaataatatttatatgtatttaaaaataatttaattaataaacaaacattatttatttaaataataatatatatttaaattttgaaaaaattaaatacccCGAGGAAGTTAATGGATTATTTGCATTtagtatttttgaatatatgtaTGAATTTTGAAATGTGATAATGTAACGGATGTGTGAtgattaaatacaaaatgataTTATCGAGTAATAATTATTCGCATAATATtcacttgtatatataaacacacagagtgtataatattatatatattgtatatattgtaCAAACAAAAGCCCTCAAGCTCACTCTAATATTCTAGTTGATGGTCATTTCTCTTTCGTTTTAAACCCTTCTAGCTAAACCACATAACATTTTCTATCTAtctgtttatatattatatatatacacacacatgtacatatgcattattattattactattctATTTGACTGAATGTTATTATTGTCTTTATGTTCAAACGCCTGACTCAAACCAATTCACCACTGTGTGTGTTGTACACAAGAGTACATTTTGTTAATGTTTTCACGTAATATaacatcaaatgaaaaattaatcgaGCGTATTGTGATTGTTAATTAGActattttaaactaaaataatatactttttatttttttaaatatattctataTGTAAAACCTAATTttacatctatttttttttttaatattcaattttttttttttttaatttttatgttaattttattactaaaaaggttctttgattattgttaattattttaattaaaataattagtacatatttatatctgttttaatgtaaaattgaaattttatttttttatttttatattagtcTTATTTTTaggatttaaaatttaattgaaaataattattttaagtatttttatagtttaagaagattaatttactatttttttttttatttaaataaaattttttttatctagtaTTATCGAGGTGGTATTTGCTTcactttaatattaaaataaattctttgcGTGCTTTAGAGttataactgaaaaaaaaaatataacaaaaaaaaaaattatagtatgTTATTCACACGAGCGATTATGGGGTGAAAGGGGAATCAAATgtccaaaattataaaagataataatatttttttgatttttaattctcgaaaaaataaataaaaaaatatgattagttttttttttattcttgaattGTAATGTTTGAGTTAACTGTTGTTGAGCACGATCAAGTTGAAGTTGTGTGTTTgtattgttgtatttattaagaaaaaaaataatttgtatattttgtttactcatgatggaaaattaattaatttccatCGAGAAAAACttgtatagatttttttaaaagtctttaaaatgatttattgattgcgaaatttcatttaataatcaattcacTTGAAcgaatttattatgaataaatatcaagtaattaaagtaaaaataatatccaaaATAATCCTATGATTACTAACTACTAAGGAAACTTGATGACtcaaaaatttcgaaaataattttatattttgagcTTAATgtcaagtaaaataataatttcattatcaaagtttcaaaaaaagatttcaaatatataaaaattatatgatcCCAGAtggataaaaacaaaaaaatgaaaaattattactgtAATAAATGTTGGATAAAAAAGCTCATCAACTTTAAGACTGGCATATTGATTGTTACATATTAACATATTCAaagtgttatttaaaattaatatatataatgttaataaggaagaaaagataatattttttgaatttatcaagaaGAAGATTATAACGAAACATTCTAAAAGTTTTGGGGACTATGAATATCCTGCATTACGATATTACTACAAACCTTCGATATCAAAAGAGAGAAAGAGCAAGAGAAGAGAGAAAGGGAGAGACATAAAAGCTTGTGGCTGCTTTTGCGATCGATAATACTCGAAAGGTACCCATAAGAAGCTTAAATTGCGCAtccataataaaatatatatttacataaatataaataaaataaaaatacatatattttatttaaaataaatataaataatttacatttaaatatttaaacaacattaattaattaacaactattaaaattaatattaaattttatttttttttaaattatttttcattttaataaatcaatattttacattatttatttaatttttttatttatataattaatagagCTTTAATcacattaaattcaattttcatttcaaattttttagtatatgtTAATGCAGTTattttgaatcaaaaaaaaatattaattaatgtgattttaaattcacgagtatatttttattttcaattttaaatatatattttttttcaaatgggatataattttttttaacctaaTTAATAGCATTTTTTAAAAGctacattaaatttaatttttgagtattttttatttttaaataatattaattaattaagttttaaaaaatttatattacacTGAAACTTTGGGTATATTTATGgtattttttcgaataaaaagattaaatgATATGCATGTCAAGAAACAATGATACTGTAGACAATTTtctactgaaaaataaaaagcttgaaaaataaaaaaaacaaaattacagTCTTCCCTGGTGTATATTGGATAGCTTGCACTGAAGGCATCATTAGAATAAATGTTAAACCAATGTCTTATGTCTTTCATGGAATGGCCAATTCTCTGGGTACTCATATTGATACTTAATGCGTGACAAGATGCCATTTTCAGAGCTTTCAGCTGTGTCTTATCTCAACTCGCGtattaagaagaaaaaaataaaatatatataattacccCAAGGccataatgacaataaaataaatatagggataattatttctttgaaaaaacaatcaaaaatgaCTCATCTAATTACTAAACTAACTTAAACTTTTTCACactaaatatttcttttttctcttaatactatctatatacaaaaaaaaatcctaataaaaaaaagtagcttttattcataataaacaatattaattaaagcaaaaaatattaattaaaataatatatattttttttaaacaatttaaaactctattttttaaaaaacaaattgaatttttttttttttttttcgtttcataGATCTTTCAgacaatttgtttaaatataaaaaaataaaaagctcacTTGATTGtacataaaaattgatttaaaaaagtgaaataaataatttatatgaaaaaaaaaaaaaaaaaaacaacaagtaaatgaagaagaaagggaaaaaaaataaatatactttgacAGATTTACCAAGATAATTTGAGTCAATTTGTGATATATAACGTTGTTAGGGGGTAAAAAGGTAAGGGGATTTTAATAGACGCATGCGAATGCATCGTGTTCAATATTACCTTATTCACATGCCAACTATTATTATCACGATTTTAATATACATGCAAACTCAACTGACATCGTGTTCTCACCAACAAATGTTTTCAGTTTTACTTTTGAATCACAACAGCAAACTTCTATACTCAATtcaaaaactatatataatataaacaagtgtttagtttttttttaaaactaaccAACTTTAAcactattaatttaatgaaaaataaaattacattaaataataatgacattgtTAATCTTTCACTGATCGaggtaagtttaaaaaataacaaatcgaTTGATttctcaaacaaaaaaaaatgcaacaacAAATTCACTGgcaaagtaaaaattaaagtaattttttttatttaacatacttTTAATgtcaagaaatattattattataaaaaaaaaataatttagaacaaagcaattataataaaattgctgcagggttttaaaatacaacaactcataaaataaatttaactttagTTTATTTCGTGAAGTTTGTGAAGCTTGGTGAAGCCCGGAAGTTTcaaaatatgttaaaaaaattcgcaaacaatttataaacaattaattattaataatatgaggatattttgttgtttaattttataaattgatgtgTGATTGTATTGATAAGTGTCTCTCCACGTTAACGACATTTTTCTCGACGTCATATAACGTCAATATTGACCCATTTGATGGATCCCAACGGCATATAGAAAATCGTTATTAAGTGTACATTGAGTTAAAAGCTTTATAcataaattcaagtaaaattttaaaatataataaaataaattgagtgGTAATTTTAGCTGTAAAagaagtaataataaaataaaaaaatttctattgctAATTTTTGTTGGTACGCTTTGATCGATGGTACGTTAATCATTgcaaaaggttttttttttgtataaatgtgaactttaaaataaattatttttgtctcttttttttaatattattttcaattttaccctttacttttttataccATTGACGTTTGCGGCCAAAgtacgacgacgacgacgacgacgacgacgacgacgacgacgtgAAAGCTCaactaatttcatttaaaattaaattaactgatATCGAAGCTTTCTACTGGACACTTGGAACTTGGTTACTTTACTGATCATTTTacttgaatcaaaaaaaaaattattttttttttaattatcaaggtTTCCAGAGAATATCGGAAAAGGgttcatttattattctattaatattgtttcattttttttcttcatgttgatattgacaataattttattttcttccatttaaaaatttaaaagtaaaagtatttttattatttataatttacaggGTTTTAAAGtatatctttatattttttttttatggttttttgttcgagatattgttgttgttgttgaatttgtttttgatatttaaatttatgtggTTGACGAGAAGATATTGTtgagtattaaatatttttagatgaaaaaaaaaattatagaaattaaaaaaaaatgataattgtttacctttataaaaaaacaaaatttataaattataaattataataaatatgagtttgttaataaaaaaagggaaattgaaattatcaagtcaaaaaaaattcgaaataaatGACTTCTTTTAGTTACTGCCACATAAATTTATCCATTAAATCTCTAagaaattgattaaattaattataaatattattaatttatttatttatttataaaaaaattaataattcaaatttaagtAATTGAAAGCGAAGATTGAGCTATCTAATGGCGAAAGTATTAACTATCAATTCTTTCACAGTcggtaaaaataatacttgtcattttaaaaaaagatgacaCGTATATAtgtcatctaaaaaaaaaacataaacaaaatatacaaataaataaaaatataaataatttatttacaatgaattaatttaaaagtaaaatataattgtcaaaaaaacaatagaaaaaatggtTCAATATTGAGtgaacagaaaaaaatgagtaaaaaaaaattatataattaaaagtttattatttacaaacatctaaaaaacaaataaaataataataaataaatatactgatAACGAGTTATTTATTTGGAACGTTGGCAAAATAAATTGGAGCTTCGGAAATACCAAAGGAAATGAGAAATGagaacatttatttatttatctgtgTTTTGACGTGCAACACTAAACCAAAACAACTTTGACAATCGAAATTCCaactgtatttttaaattactattgTATCAAATTACACGACATAGTGCTAACATGTAACTTAAATTATTCCAatgtgttaaatattatttatcatcaaattaaatatataaaattgacaatttaataattaatttatcctaacctaaaaaaagaaacttgttgctaaattaaaaagtaaataaataaatgtaaatttttaataatccaaAATGACTGTGTCTAGAATTTTAAGTAATCAAAAtactgagaaaaataaaacctcAAGGTTCAATGAATTATCAGCAAATACGGTAAACTCCTaaaaacataaacaataaattaaaaaattgaaaaaaacaataaaaaaaacttgttgaatAAAAGCATACttatcttgtatttttttttcagcaaaatAAGCATTCAAGtttgtttaatttgtattaataaataaataattttgtttttataatttagacTGTATCTGAAAATGCAAGACTTGGTACAACATCTCCACCAGTTGATGATGATCTTGACCTGTGGGATCACTCCGGCTTCATGCTAAGAAGCGACTTCAATCACCACAACAACAATCAATCCAAGTTAGTCAAAACAATCTCCAACaaacaataaacaacaaaaacaaatttatcaaataaaaaatgtcttgtTTCAGATGTGGATCACATGGTTGGTGCAGACCAAGCTGCATACCAATAACcataatattaattctaaTTGTTTTAGTTGTTTTATTACCATTGATTGATCATcaagatcaaaaaaataacaacaacaattcaaGTGAATTTGGTAGTGATTTTATGTGTATGAACAGCTGCAAAATATCACTCACTGAATCAATACCCATTGGAatgatttatgataaaaataaagtactcCATAAAAGTACCTATCAAACTTGGatagatttaataaattcagctgaggataaaattgaaattgcaTCGTTTTACTGGACAATGAATAGAAAAGATGTATATCCTGATGATAGTGCAAAATATGttagttttattaataatatatttttttttttttacattattttattagggtaactttatgtatttttttattcaagggTGAAGATGTTTTTGCAGCACTATTAGAAGCTGGAAGAGATCGTGGTATTAAACTTAAAATTGCACAAAGTATACCATCTCAAATAAGTCCAAATATTGATACAGAATATCTTGCTAAAAAAGCAAATGCCAaggtgaatttataaataattaaattgtaaatttgtttgattaattgttgattatttttgcaggtaagaaatttaaatttcgttGGATTATTTGGTAGTGGAGTGTTGCATACAAAACTGTGGCTGGTTGATCGAACTCATGTTTATATTGGCTCAGCAAATATGGACTGGAGATCATTGACACAAGTCAAAGAACTTGGAATTGTTGCATTTAATTGTTCATGTCTTGCTAAAgatatttcgaaaatttttgacgtaagaaattaattaattgataaattaaatattgtaaattaatataagctgagaaattattgttttaattgattaatttaaggTGTATTGGAAAATTGGAGGTGATGGAAAAATTCCAGTTAAATGGCCAGACTCGCTGAGCACCAAAGTAAATGTTGATAATCCAATGAAATTTAATCTTGATCAAAATTCATACAGTAGTTTCATTTCAGTgagtattaaaaaacaaaaataaatttattttacataattaaataattattttataattatttagagTTCTCCAGGACCATTATCACCAAAAGGAAGAACAAATGACATAGatgcaattttaaattgcattgataaagctgaaaaatttatttacatatctgttatggatttttttccattaacaATTTACACACCGAAAACAAAATTCTGGCCAATTATTGATAATGCACTTAGATCAGCAGCAATTAATAGAAAAGTAACAGTTAGATTGTTGATATCTTGGTGGAAACATTCAAGAAAATCTgaggataattttttaaagtcacTTGTTGATTTAACAGATAGCtatgaaaatgttaaaattgaagCTGTTAGTATtgcttattaatttattcaaaagaatacatgaattataatattataaatattttaaataatttatatttatttacagaaaaGATTTATTGTCCCGACAAATTCAAGCTATGATAAAATACCATTTGGAAGAGTCaatcataataaatacatgGTTACTGATATTGCTGCTTATATTGGAACTAGCAATTGGTCTggtgattattttattgatactgctggtaagtttaaatattttttatgatttttcatttgttgtttatGTCGATggaataattgatttaatttatttacttttttcaaggtgttggaattatttttgaagatgttggtgataaaaataataacagcaTTAGACAACAGCTTGAAGAATTATTCCTTCGTGATTGGAATTCACCATATGCATTTTCATTAAATGCAACATGTAATAATCCCATTGATGAACAATTTAGATCAAAAATTAGTTACTTTTTACCATTTCATGGTCATCATATTCGTGCGTAGACTAGAAAAACAAAAgtaacgctttttttttacatgataaGACTAAATttcgatttgttttttttttcaacttgaaaattaataataatcaatgtctgataagattttttttcttctgaatTTAAATCTGTTTATGATCTTGGTGTCTTCTCCAACCcatgaaaaatattctcctacaattattattttaattgttaaaaaattgtaaatactaTAACGcaacaagtataaaaataatgaaaataatttgtgaaaAACAATCATAtatctaattaaaattttataataataaaaaacataatcaattattttaaatatttttttattattttttctattaatatttatgaaaactaTGCGTGcctttgttaattaaaataattttgcaatATAAAATGCAAACTAGCACAGATTATatctagaaaataaaaaaaaatgtataaaattttttttttgttaattaaaaccTCCCATGGTTATTTTGTTtaccaatattaaaattgtttaatatttttaacgacAAATAAagttgtcaataaaaaaatgtgaaaataaattttttaatttaaataatagaataatagatttatttaatgaatgaaaaataaataagattttATTTGAAGATAATTTCACTAGTAATAAAATGACaggatcgaaaaaaaaaaaaaaattgaatgatgtCATTGGAGAATCCAACCCGGAacatattaaagaaaataaaatttatcatcaggattttttttttatttactgtaattatttatcaaacattttctcagttatttttatgaaatttactattttccATAGAGAGCGCATCGagatgttaattaaatatttctatcacGTATGAACAAGCGTAAATGACGAGTTGACTtttaaatgattcatcatTGCATTGTGTCTCTATTCTGACATTTATAATTCTGTCAACTCTCAGGTAATCATCAAAgcttaacaaaagaaaaaaaaaaatacttaaaaaaacattaacttACATCAGCAATaatcattgttaaataaaaaaaaaaaaaaaattccataataatttattgttaatcgTCATTTGTTGatggataaatttataataaatttttgtttttgaaattgttttatctgtttatacaactgttgaaaaaaaaatcataaaaattgttaGGAATATGTGCTGGTAACTTTCACtggaa from Aphidius gifuensis isolate YNYX2018 linkage group LG5, ASM1490517v1, whole genome shotgun sequence includes:
- the LOC122856680 gene encoding 5'-3' exonuclease PLD3-like isoform X3, giving the protein MKNKITLNNNDIVNLSLIETVSENARLGTTSPPVDDDLDLWDHSGFMLRSDFNHHNNNQSKCGSHGWCRPSCIPITIILILIVLVVLLPLIDHQDQKNNNNNSSEFGSDFMCMNSCKISLTESIPIGMIYDKNKVLHKSTYQTWIDLINSAEDKIEIASFYWTMNRKDVYPDDSAKYGEDVFAALLEAGRDRGIKLKIAQSIPSQISPNIDTEYLAKKANAKVRNLNFVGLFGSGVLHTKLWLVDRTHVYIGSANMDWRSLTQVKELGIVAFNCSCLAKDISKIFDVYWKIGGDGKIPVKWPDSLSTKVNVDNPMKFNLDQNSYSSFISSSPGPLSPKGRTNDIDAILNCIDKAEKFIYISVMDFFPLTIYTPKTKFWPIIDNALRSAAINRKVTVRLLISWWKHSRKSEDNFLKSLVDLTDSYENVKIEAKRFIVPTNSSYDKIPFGRVNHNKYMVTDIAAYIGTSNWSGDYFIDTAGVGIIFEDVGDKNNNSIRQQLEELFLRDWNSPYAFSLNATCNNPIDEQFRSKISYFLPFHGHHIRA
- the LOC122856680 gene encoding 5'-3' exonuclease PLD3-like isoform X1 codes for the protein MSFFSWGKGDRDNTEQPGRNLQDGLFQIASQACHILVQVNNTHNISYGGNNTVTNVAYSKYSQEQPGPSTSTQSETKISSSPKSYENRSRIKDQDVVVLLPQRKTRTPRIKNKLSTVSENARLGTTSPPVDDDLDLWDHSGFMLRSDFNHHNNNQSKCGSHGWCRPSCIPITIILILIVLVVLLPLIDHQDQKNNNNNSSEFGSDFMCMNSCKISLTESIPIGMIYDKNKVLHKSTYQTWIDLINSAEDKIEIASFYWTMNRKDVYPDDSAKYGEDVFAALLEAGRDRGIKLKIAQSIPSQISPNIDTEYLAKKANAKVRNLNFVGLFGSGVLHTKLWLVDRTHVYIGSANMDWRSLTQVKELGIVAFNCSCLAKDISKIFDVYWKIGGDGKIPVKWPDSLSTKVNVDNPMKFNLDQNSYSSFISSSPGPLSPKGRTNDIDAILNCIDKAEKFIYISVMDFFPLTIYTPKTKFWPIIDNALRSAAINRKVTVRLLISWWKHSRKSEDNFLKSLVDLTDSYENVKIEAKRFIVPTNSSYDKIPFGRVNHNKYMVTDIAAYIGTSNWSGDYFIDTAGVGIIFEDVGDKNNNSIRQQLEELFLRDWNSPYAFSLNATCNNPIDEQFRSKISYFLPFHGHHIRA
- the LOC122856680 gene encoding 5'-3' exonuclease PLD3-like isoform X2: MTVSRILSNQNTEKNKTSRFNELSANTTVSENARLGTTSPPVDDDLDLWDHSGFMLRSDFNHHNNNQSKCGSHGWCRPSCIPITIILILIVLVVLLPLIDHQDQKNNNNNSSEFGSDFMCMNSCKISLTESIPIGMIYDKNKVLHKSTYQTWIDLINSAEDKIEIASFYWTMNRKDVYPDDSAKYGEDVFAALLEAGRDRGIKLKIAQSIPSQISPNIDTEYLAKKANAKVRNLNFVGLFGSGVLHTKLWLVDRTHVYIGSANMDWRSLTQVKELGIVAFNCSCLAKDISKIFDVYWKIGGDGKIPVKWPDSLSTKVNVDNPMKFNLDQNSYSSFISSSPGPLSPKGRTNDIDAILNCIDKAEKFIYISVMDFFPLTIYTPKTKFWPIIDNALRSAAINRKVTVRLLISWWKHSRKSEDNFLKSLVDLTDSYENVKIEAKRFIVPTNSSYDKIPFGRVNHNKYMVTDIAAYIGTSNWSGDYFIDTAGVGIIFEDVGDKNNNSIRQQLEELFLRDWNSPYAFSLNATCNNPIDEQFRSKISYFLPFHGHHIRA